One window from the genome of Rhodovastum atsumiense encodes:
- a CDS encoding phage portal protein: MTARDDARSVLASPDAPASERFDAQAELQKAYRPVASDLIPAPDVQRAIHFIERSYQEQALLKAQARRDNILRFPDRVTAPPKRGVQSMVLDDMQIQLQGDYYERSAAMTFDQLRAMVEQTPVLKSVVLTRQRQVQRFCAPSEDGGIGFEIRHVDRKHQLSPDEEQATSLLGKFFQNCGWEFNPRKRKVLKRDNFSTFCAKYVADSLTMDSAPIETEMKRNKDLGIDGFYAIDGSTIRLCTEDGYQGDDEIFALQVVQGRICNAYTHDTLIYEVRNPTTDVRRYGYGQGETELLIKVVTGFLNAMTLNNSYFDMNSLPKGLLQIVGDYGEEDLEGFKRIWNSWVRGINNAWSLPVLAARDGDSKATWTPFNVEQNEMMFARWMTFLTSIICAIYGMSPDEINFESFTAGKSSLSGSDTTEKLAESKDKGLRPLLSHMENTFTDYIVSAFGEKYCFRWVGLDPEDEEKTWEAKKLVMTVDELRAEQGLQPHPDPQIGALPINPALIGPAMQLNHPPPQQPGQDFGGQGSGQDFGDEDTAESAGGQFGQGQGDDGQDPEAQGAPQEREFGGAAGGADFGKALSASAVYGLR, translated from the coding sequence ATGACCGCACGCGATGATGCCCGATCTGTGCTCGCCAGCCCTGATGCGCCGGCATCGGAGCGGTTTGACGCGCAGGCGGAGCTGCAAAAGGCTTATCGGCCTGTTGCCTCCGACCTGATCCCGGCCCCCGATGTGCAGCGGGCGATCCACTTCATCGAGCGCAGCTACCAAGAACAGGCGCTCCTGAAGGCCCAGGCGCGACGGGACAACATCTTGCGGTTCCCTGACCGCGTGACCGCGCCGCCGAAGCGGGGCGTGCAGTCCATGGTGCTGGACGACATGCAGATCCAGCTTCAGGGGGACTATTACGAGCGCAGCGCGGCGATGACGTTCGACCAACTCCGCGCCATGGTCGAGCAAACGCCCGTCCTCAAGTCCGTGGTGCTGACCCGGCAGCGGCAGGTTCAGCGGTTCTGCGCGCCGAGCGAAGATGGCGGGATCGGCTTCGAGATCCGGCATGTCGATCGCAAGCACCAACTCTCGCCGGACGAGGAGCAGGCCACTTCGCTCCTGGGGAAGTTCTTCCAGAACTGTGGCTGGGAGTTCAACCCCAGGAAAAGGAAGGTTCTCAAGCGGGACAACTTCTCGACGTTCTGCGCCAAGTACGTGGCCGACAGCCTGACGATGGACAGCGCGCCCATCGAAACCGAGATGAAGCGCAATAAAGACCTGGGCATCGACGGTTTTTACGCGATCGACGGCAGCACCATCCGCCTTTGCACGGAGGACGGATACCAGGGCGATGATGAAATCTTCGCCTTGCAGGTCGTGCAGGGGCGAATCTGCAACGCCTACACGCACGACACGCTGATTTATGAGGTGCGCAATCCGACCACGGATGTCCGCCGCTACGGGTATGGGCAGGGGGAAACCGAGCTGCTCATCAAAGTGGTGACGGGCTTCCTCAACGCCATGACGCTGAATAACAGCTACTTCGACATGAACAGTTTGCCCAAGGGCTTGCTGCAAATCGTCGGGGACTATGGCGAAGAGGATTTGGAAGGCTTCAAGCGCATCTGGAACTCGTGGGTGCGCGGGATCAACAACGCTTGGTCCCTGCCCGTCCTGGCCGCCAGGGACGGGGACAGCAAGGCGACGTGGACGCCGTTCAACGTCGAGCAGAACGAGATGATGTTCGCTCGGTGGATGACGTTCCTTACCTCGATCATCTGCGCCATCTACGGCATGTCGCCGGACGAGATTAATTTCGAAAGTTTCACCGCAGGTAAAAGCTCGCTCTCTGGCAGCGACACGACAGAAAAACTCGCGGAGAGCAAAGACAAGGGTCTGCGCCCGCTGCTGTCCCACATGGAGAATACGTTCACAGACTACATCGTGAGCGCATTCGGCGAAAAATACTGCTTCCGCTGGGTTGGCCTCGATCCGGAGGATGAGGAAAAGACCTGGGAGGCGAAAAAGCTGGTCATGACGGTTGACGAGCTGCGAGCCGAGCAGGGCTTGCAGCCGCACCCGGATCCGCAGATTGGCGCGCTGCCGATCAACCCGGCCCTCATCGGCCCGGCCATGCAGCTCAACCACCCGCCGCCGCAGCAGCCCGGCCAGGATTTCGGCGGCCAGGGCAGCGGCCAGGACTTCGGCGACGAGGACACGGCAGAGTCCGCGGGCGGGCAGTTCGGGCAGGGGCAGGGCGACGACGGGCAGGATCCGGAAGCCCAGGGCGCCCCGCAGGAGAGAGAGTTCGGCGGGGCGGCCGGCGGCGCCGATTTCGGCAAGGCGCTGTCCGCAAGCGCGGTCTATGGGCTGCGATGA
- a CDS encoding septal ring lytic transglycosylase RlpA family protein: MIVRAITVACVAFWLASAKGDAAGSCQRGVASFYGRWHHGKRTASGAPFDMNASTAASIRLPLGTMVLVTNLANGRSEVVRINDRGPYVRGRIIDLSQGTARRLGFEQAGLATVTVCVIRKAAAER; this comes from the coding sequence ATGATCGTCCGTGCAATCACCGTCGCCTGCGTTGCCTTCTGGCTCGCCTCTGCCAAGGGCGATGCTGCCGGCTCATGTCAGCGAGGCGTCGCCTCGTTTTATGGCCGCTGGCATCACGGCAAGCGCACTGCCAGCGGCGCCCCCTTCGACATGAACGCCAGCACGGCGGCATCCATCCGTCTGCCCTTGGGCACGATGGTCCTCGTCACGAACCTCGCAAATGGACGATCTGAAGTGGTGCGCATCAACGATCGCGGCCCCTACGTGCGCGGCCGAATCATCGACCTGTCCCAAGGCACCGCCCGCCGGCTTGGCTTCGAGCAGGCCGGCCTCGCCACAGTGACCGTCTGCGTCATCCGCAAGGCCGCGGCGGAACGGTGA
- a CDS encoding phage terminase large subunit family protein, whose translation MGKAALSLAAASAAVLRRELEAFAAEVGYDGAGTIPEGMTFREWCEDLGAKGLKVDGIPFTLADRRSMWFVYDLIPTTIEEAKSRLVVMMKCAQVGFTVMEMLACIYMALKFEPAKIGMYLPDAKLAAAKSSERFMPIVRTVPSAYNRLTSEGADGKRKRSEGNVMIRTMGASRFHFLYTTGRATTESFPMDIITYDEVQEMKIADMEKTQERLSASRIKFRLMGSTAKWPDADIHWFYVRGTQHRFHTRCPSCGTAAPLDDRFPECIAWDEERDDYRYRCACGAWIDDAQQGEWIAEHPEARYISVHYPQFLSPTISPREIIEAYHNADDMMNFFNRKLGKPYADPSQIPVNLGMLNACVEEGRKAGVVWKERARNTFAGIDQMGNFNVFICKERLPDGRQAVIHFELIYSEDPFKRCSELMEQYGVAVCVVETLPNYNDAKAFAKRHLGRVFLAGYSDIADEMMRWGDADNSKADRKIAREARDRYTVTLDQYKCMSVSMGRIAKRVCLFPDPQGRVQEIIEKGERRTVAVLKDVAFVHFQKTALVTDRPDPEQKKLRRRVVKVGIDPHSSYANMLCDVAWARAYGTGTMLLPDMGGDELKTDRAKKVAEAMPGLPKEVLAMIDELPPGTCGRCRSYPPDGESPLRECGTRGCLVAPRDAACPLFSARKG comes from the coding sequence ATGGGTAAGGCTGCGCTCTCCCTGGCAGCCGCTTCCGCCGCGGTGCTGCGGCGGGAGCTGGAAGCCTTCGCCGCCGAGGTCGGCTATGACGGCGCTGGCACCATCCCGGAGGGCATGACCTTTCGGGAGTGGTGCGAGGATCTGGGCGCGAAGGGTCTGAAGGTGGACGGCATCCCGTTCACGCTCGCCGATCGCCGGAGCATGTGGTTCGTCTATGACCTGATCCCCACGACGATCGAGGAGGCAAAAAGCCGTCTCGTTGTCATGATGAAATGCGCCCAGGTCGGCTTCACGGTAATGGAGATGCTCGCGTGCATCTACATGGCTTTGAAATTCGAGCCTGCGAAGATCGGCATGTATCTACCGGATGCGAAGCTCGCCGCGGCGAAGTCGAGCGAGCGATTTATGCCGATCGTCCGAACCGTTCCGTCCGCTTACAACCGCCTCACGAGCGAAGGCGCAGACGGCAAGCGCAAGCGGTCCGAGGGCAACGTGATGATCCGGACCATGGGGGCGAGCCGGTTCCACTTCCTCTACACAACCGGGCGCGCGACGACGGAATCCTTTCCGATGGACATCATCACCTATGATGAAGTTCAGGAAATGAAGATTGCGGATATGGAGAAAACGCAGGAGCGTCTTTCGGCCAGCCGCATCAAGTTCCGCCTGATGGGATCGACGGCGAAGTGGCCGGACGCCGACATCCATTGGTTCTACGTCCGCGGCACGCAGCACCGCTTCCACACCCGCTGCCCGAGCTGCGGCACCGCGGCGCCGCTGGACGATCGCTTTCCAGAGTGCATCGCCTGGGACGAGGAGCGCGACGACTACCGATACCGCTGCGCCTGCGGGGCCTGGATTGACGATGCCCAGCAGGGAGAGTGGATCGCGGAACATCCGGAGGCCCGGTATATCAGCGTCCATTATCCGCAGTTCCTAAGCCCCACGATCAGCCCGCGGGAAATCATCGAGGCGTATCACAACGCCGATGACATGATGAATTTCTTCAACCGCAAGCTGGGCAAGCCCTACGCGGATCCGAGTCAGATTCCAGTCAATCTCGGGATGCTCAACGCCTGCGTCGAGGAAGGCCGCAAGGCCGGTGTGGTGTGGAAGGAGCGCGCGCGGAACACGTTCGCCGGCATAGACCAGATGGGCAATTTCAACGTGTTCATCTGCAAAGAACGGCTGCCGGACGGCAGGCAAGCCGTCATCCACTTCGAGCTGATCTACAGCGAGGACCCGTTCAAGCGATGCTCTGAACTGATGGAGCAATACGGGGTGGCGGTCTGCGTGGTGGAAACCCTGCCGAACTACAACGACGCCAAGGCATTCGCGAAGCGCCACCTGGGGCGTGTGTTCCTCGCCGGCTACAGCGACATCGCCGACGAGATGATGCGGTGGGGGGACGCGGACAACTCGAAGGCGGACCGCAAGATCGCGCGTGAGGCGCGGGACCGCTACACCGTCACGCTCGACCAATACAAATGTATGTCCGTCTCCATGGGGCGCATCGCCAAGCGCGTGTGTCTGTTCCCCGATCCCCAGGGCCGGGTTCAGGAGATCATCGAGAAGGGCGAGCGCAGGACGGTGGCCGTCCTCAAGGACGTGGCCTTCGTCCATTTTCAGAAAACAGCGCTGGTGACGGACCGGCCGGACCCAGAGCAGAAGAAGCTGCGCCGGCGCGTGGTCAAGGTCGGCATCGACCCGCACAGCTCATACGCCAATATGCTGTGCGATGTCGCGTGGGCGCGCGCCTACGGTACCGGGACCATGCTGCTGCCGGACATGGGAGGCGACGAGCTGAAAACCGATCGCGCGAAGAAGGTGGCCGAGGCAATGCCGGGGTTGCCGAAAGAAGTGCTGGCGATGATTGACGAGCTGCCGCCGGGGACCTGCGGCCGCTGCCGCTCCTATCCGCCAGACGGAGAGTCCCCGCTGCGTGAGTGCGGCACGCGCGGGTGCCTCGTGGCACCGCGGGATGCCGCTTGCCCGCTCTTTTCCGCCCGCAAGGGATAG